One genomic region from Streptomyces sp. Li-HN-5-11 encodes:
- a CDS encoding DUF6507 family protein encodes MSNWDIQVESVRRVLSKTEDTAGKFEGEFTAYSNGLASAAKSAGTMAPGAAPKSGTPGPVAAALQEFADKTFDDLRYLPARAAQSIGGAAKATEEYVTGDLKMAANAQHDAIPDPKLPPVKPEGGKGK; translated from the coding sequence GTGTCCAACTGGGATATCCAAGTCGAATCCGTCCGCCGTGTCCTCAGCAAGACCGAGGACACGGCGGGGAAGTTCGAGGGCGAGTTCACGGCTTACAGCAACGGCTTGGCGAGTGCCGCCAAGTCGGCCGGCACGATGGCTCCCGGGGCGGCGCCCAAGAGCGGCACGCCGGGCCCCGTGGCTGCCGCACTGCAGGAGTTCGCGGACAAGACGTTCGACGATCTGCGCTATCTCCCTGCCCGCGCCGCCCAGTCGATCGGTGGAGCGGCGAAGGCCACCGAGGAGTACGTCACCGGTGACCTGAAGATGGCGGCCAACGCCCAGCACGACGCGATTCCGGATCCGAAACTCCCTCCGGTCAAGCCGGAGGGAGGTAAGGGCAAGTGA